One genomic window of Halorhabdus sp. CBA1104 includes the following:
- a CDS encoding pyridoxal phosphate-dependent aminotransferase, with the protein MTGFSQRVEQVSISGIREVFEAAGEDAINLGLGQPDFPAPEHAREAAVEAIRAGDADAYTSNKGTRELREAIAHKHARDNDLAVDPEHIVATSGGSEALHLALEAHVDAGEEVLYPDPGFVSYEALTHLAGGTPKPIGLRDDLTLDPAAVEAALTDDTAAFVVNSPANPTGAVQSPEDMREFARIADEHDVLCISDEVYEHIVFEGEHRSPAEFTDGDNVVVVNACSKTYSMTGWRLGWVTGSEERIERMLRVHQYSQACASAPAQFAAEAALTGPQDRVTEMVAAFQQRRDVLLDGLEDMGLETPKPRGAFYAMPSVPEGWVEEVIDRGVVVVPGDAFGDGGDGYARISYATDLEQLKEAIEVMHEASNAVA; encoded by the coding sequence ATGACTGGGTTTTCACAGCGCGTCGAGCAAGTGTCGATCTCGGGTATCCGCGAGGTCTTCGAAGCGGCCGGCGAGGACGCGATCAATTTAGGCCTCGGCCAGCCGGACTTTCCGGCCCCGGAACACGCCCGCGAGGCAGCCGTCGAGGCCATCCGAGCGGGCGACGCTGATGCCTACACCTCGAACAAGGGAACGCGCGAGTTGCGGGAAGCGATCGCCCACAAGCACGCCCGCGACAACGACCTCGCGGTCGACCCCGAGCACATAGTCGCCACGTCTGGCGGCAGCGAAGCGCTGCATCTCGCCCTGGAGGCACACGTCGACGCAGGCGAGGAAGTCCTCTACCCTGACCCGGGCTTTGTCTCCTACGAAGCGTTGACCCATCTCGCCGGCGGGACGCCCAAACCGATCGGCCTTCGGGACGATCTGACACTCGATCCCGCCGCCGTCGAGGCCGCACTCACCGACGACACCGCGGCGTTCGTCGTCAACAGTCCCGCCAACCCGACAGGTGCAGTTCAGTCACCAGAAGACATGCGCGAGTTCGCCCGCATCGCCGACGAACACGATGTGCTCTGTATTTCCGACGAGGTGTACGAACACATCGTCTTCGAGGGCGAACACCGCTCGCCGGCCGAGTTCACCGACGGCGACAACGTTGTCGTGGTCAACGCCTGCTCGAAAACCTACTCGATGACCGGGTGGCGACTGGGCTGGGTCACCGGCAGCGAGGAGCGCATCGAGCGCATGTTGCGCGTCCACCAGTACAGCCAGGCCTGCGCCAGCGCACCCGCCCAGTTCGCCGCCGAAGCCGCCCTCACAGGGCCACAGGACCGCGTCACCGAGATGGTCGCGGCCTTCCAGCAGCGCCGGGACGTGTTGCTTGACGGCCTCGAAGATATGGGCCTGGAAACCCCAAAGCCACGTGGCGCGTTCTACGCGATGCCGTCGGTTCCCGAGGGCTGGGTCGAGGAAGTGATCGACCGCGGCGTCGTGGTCGTCCCCGGCGACGCCTTCGGCGACGGGGGTGACGGGTACGCCCGGATCTCCTATGCGACCGACCTCGAGCAGTTGAAAGAAGCGATCGAGGTCATGCACGAGGCGAGCAACGCCGTGGCGTGA
- the gfcR gene encoding transcriptional regulator GfcR, producing MKSLDDLIDGAEELTGLGLSKGEIADELNVSRETASWLVEQTDGGDAADSTTEKPHDIHVDWSAVGRDSQRLSYVGRAMADLLSKEGEAVDLTIGIGKSGGPLATTVARDLETDLSVYTPSKHRWDDDEQEDVGSFSRNFASIRDRDCYIVDDNIDTGKTMTETIQVVRERGGNPVAGVVLTDKHGDDTVEGVPIYSLIQIVQMTDA from the coding sequence ATGAAGTCACTGGACGATCTCATCGACGGTGCCGAGGAACTCACTGGACTGGGCCTCTCGAAAGGCGAAATCGCGGACGAGTTGAACGTTTCCCGGGAGACTGCAAGCTGGCTGGTCGAGCAGACCGACGGTGGCGACGCCGCCGACAGCACTACCGAGAAACCCCACGACATCCACGTCGACTGGAGTGCAGTGGGCCGAGACAGCCAACGACTGTCCTACGTCGGTCGCGCGATGGCGGATCTCCTCTCGAAAGAAGGCGAAGCGGTCGACTTGACGATCGGGATCGGCAAATCTGGCGGACCGCTGGCGACGACCGTCGCGCGCGATCTCGAAACGGACCTGAGCGTCTATACGCCGAGCAAGCACCGCTGGGACGACGACGAACAGGAGGATGTTGGGTCGTTCTCGCGGAACTTCGCGTCGATCCGTGATCGGGACTGCTACATCGTCGACGACAACATCGACACGGGCAAGACGATGACAGAGACCATCCAGGTTGTCCGTGAACGCGGTGGTAATCCAGTCGCCGGTGTCGTTCTCACGGATAAACACGGCGACGATACGGTCGAAGGCGTGCCGATCTACTCGCTCATTCAGATCGTCCAGATGACCGACGCTTGA
- a CDS encoding redox-regulated ATPase YchF, with protein MLSLALAGKPNAGKSTFYRAATMADVDVANYPFTTIDANRGVSHVRTDCPCLDREQRCDSDHCHDGKRYVPVELLDVAGLVPGAHEGRGLGNQFLDELTDADAILHVVDAAGATDEEGEPVGVGEHDPVEDLDFIEEEMDLWLASVVERNWETVERQSRSPDFDLDEALTEFLTGVGATELDVARTLRSVEYPADPIAWTDDHREALAREIRERTKPIVVVANKADAASSENVQRLKERNEATIPSTADGELALRRASEADALAYDPGDEDFEIHGEVSDDQRQGLEQIREVMADHGGTGVQTALDEAAYDVLDHITVYPVQDETHWTDGQGNMLPDAFLLPDGSTPLDLAYAVHSDIGDGYLHAVDARENRRIAEDTELEEGDVIKIVSTAN; from the coding sequence ATGCTCTCACTCGCGCTTGCCGGCAAGCCAAACGCCGGCAAGTCCACCTTCTATCGCGCGGCGACGATGGCTGACGTCGACGTCGCTAACTACCCGTTTACGACGATCGACGCGAATCGCGGAGTGAGCCACGTCCGCACCGACTGTCCGTGTCTCGACCGCGAGCAGCGCTGTGACAGCGATCATTGTCACGACGGGAAACGGTACGTTCCCGTCGAGTTGCTCGATGTCGCCGGGTTAGTCCCAGGTGCCCACGAGGGGCGAGGACTGGGTAACCAGTTCCTCGACGAGTTGACCGACGCCGACGCGATCTTGCACGTCGTCGACGCGGCCGGGGCGACCGACGAAGAAGGCGAACCGGTCGGGGTCGGCGAACACGATCCCGTCGAGGATCTGGATTTCATCGAAGAAGAGATGGACCTCTGGCTGGCGAGCGTCGTCGAACGCAACTGGGAGACCGTCGAGCGCCAGTCCCGCTCGCCGGATTTCGATCTCGACGAGGCACTGACGGAGTTTCTGACGGGCGTGGGCGCGACGGAACTCGACGTCGCCCGGACGCTCCGGAGTGTGGAGTATCCCGCGGACCCGATCGCCTGGACCGACGATCACCGCGAGGCTCTGGCCCGGGAGATTCGCGAGCGGACCAAACCCATCGTCGTCGTCGCGAACAAGGCCGACGCCGCCAGCTCCGAGAACGTCCAGCGGCTCAAAGAGCGCAACGAGGCGACGATCCCGTCGACGGCCGATGGCGAACTCGCCCTCCGTCGGGCGAGCGAGGCAGACGCCCTCGCGTACGACCCGGGCGACGAGGATTTCGAGATCCACGGGGAGGTCAGCGACGACCAACGGCAGGGACTCGAACAGATCCGCGAGGTAATGGCCGATCACGGTGGGACGGGCGTCCAGACCGCACTGGACGAGGCGGCATACGACGTCCTCGATCACATCACTGTCTACCCGGTCCAAGACGAAACCCACTGGACCGACGGCCAGGGGAACATGCTACCCGACGCGTTCCTCCTCCCAGACGGATCGACGCCGCTGGATTTGGCCTACGCCGTCCACTCGGACATCGGTGACGGGTACCTCCACGCCGTCGACGCCCGCGAGAACAGACGGATCGCCGAGGACACGGAACTCGAAGAGGGAGACGTCATCAAGATCGTCTCGACAGCGAACTGA
- a CDS encoding histone acetyltransferase, whose protein sequence is MLNAPKVAAVTDRIEGAVFEPGPLPVYEFDGDWYLTDGHTRAFVAFLTGCDRISVVADEDLESEYDLSVYRACIEWCAQEGIERVPDLAGRVVGPETFQTEWIDRCQAIADG, encoded by the coding sequence GTGTTAAACGCCCCAAAAGTAGCAGCTGTCACCGATCGAATCGAGGGGGCCGTCTTCGAACCAGGTCCGCTCCCCGTCTACGAGTTCGACGGGGACTGGTACTTGACGGACGGACACACCCGGGCGTTCGTCGCGTTTCTCACCGGTTGCGATCGGATATCGGTCGTCGCGGACGAGGATCTCGAATCAGAGTACGATCTTTCGGTCTACCGGGCGTGCATCGAATGGTGTGCACAGGAGGGCATCGAGCGCGTCCCGGATCTGGCCGGCCGCGTCGTCGGACCGGAGACGTTCCAGACCGAGTGGATCGACCGCTGTCAGGCCATCGCGGACGGCTAG